Proteins encoded in a region of the Raphanus sativus cultivar WK10039 chromosome 8, ASM80110v3, whole genome shotgun sequence genome:
- the LOC130498798 gene encoding uncharacterized protein LOC130498798 yields the protein MSRLHHSDYPAHDLNGDNYLDWAMNTSADLKSKGLGKCIKYGNDTLAYERRRAVLIMRKHLVKDLYDECNYINDPYVLWSRLNTMFFEPLLDESMKEWKALRFQDYESVDDYHFDIMRINYSLKLCGEVITNYDLLSKTRDTIHSKEVLLSQKAKGFTTYYDLLSYLSALEEKKQKMKVNLYKLDYVMEISAEYQCEMIYGDAEEAKKRKFGWTHIDDEIGLFIE from the coding sequence atgtcgagactccatcactcggattacccagcccatgatctcaatggagacaattaccttgattgggcgatgaacacttcagccgatttaaagtctaaaggacttgggaagtgtatcaaatacggcaatgatacccttgcatatgaaaggcgtagagctgttttgataatgagaaagcatCTCGTGAAGGATCTGTATGATGAGTGCAACTACATCAATGATCCTTACGTtctctggtcgagattgaacaccatgttcttcgagccattactagatgagtccatgaaagaatggaaggctctgaggttccaggattatgaatccgtggatgactatcactttgatatTATGAGAATCAActatagtcttaaactatgtggtgaagtgataacaaactatgacttgttaagcaagactcgtgacacgatccattcaaaggaagtgttgttatcacagaaggctaaaggtttcacaacctattacgaccttctctcatacctttcagctcttgaggaaaagaagcagaaaatgAAAGTCAACCTCTACaaactcgactatgttatggagataagtgccgagtatcaatgtgagatgatatacggtgatgctgaagaagctaagaaaagaaaattcgggtggactcatatagatgatgagattggtttattcattgaatag